In Vigna unguiculata cultivar IT97K-499-35 chromosome 3, ASM411807v1, whole genome shotgun sequence, a single genomic region encodes these proteins:
- the LOC114175474 gene encoding F-box/LRR-repeat protein At3g26922-like: MARRKFRKTSRSGREDEKDRISNLPEAVLLHVMNFMNARDVVRTCVLSKRWKNLWKQVTTLSFSSSGKILFYNKFVPQFLSNRDASTSLIDLDIRAYGFKAPKLITGIVKYAARHNAKHLKITTEYNFRAIPNPFIPLIFSCHSLTSLVLTTCTGVLPLELPKSLLLPTLKTLHLTNVRFAAIDDHCVQPFSACSVLNTLGMEGYSFCNNADTLCITNSNLSILKISNSVVYNPYPRTFKHKIILSTPNLASITIGDNIIFSDHQLTSTSGLPFLEEVNVKILSSPMDYSVVAGWLQVLSHAKRLTLSFRILNDVPNLVSMEIQSPCFVRLESLKMVLVNQHKVSEEEVNIIVRHLLQNSTITTVSVCHEFQKARSLSRAALLK, from the exons ATGGCTAGGAGGAAGTTTCGTAAGACAAGCAGAAGTGGTAGAGAAGATGAGAAAGACAGGATCAGTAACTTGCCAGAAGCTGTTCTTCTGCACGTAATGAACTTCATGAACGCAAGAGATGTCGTTCGAACATGTGTGTTGTCGAAACGATGGAAGAACCTCTGGAAACAAGTCACCACTCTATCTTTCTCTTCTTCAGGAAAGATTCTCTTTTACAACAAATTTGTGCCTCAATTTCTGTCTAATCGAGATGCTTCCACTTCTCTCATCGATCTTGACATTAGGGCCTACGGTTTCAAGGCGCCAAAACTCATCACCGGGATCGTAAAATATGCCGCACGCCACAATGCCAAGCACTTGAAAATCACCACAGAGTACAATTTCAGAGCCATACCCAATCCTTTTATTCCTTTGATTTTTTCTTGTCACTCTCTGACATCTCTTGTGCTTACTACCTGTACCGGTGTCCTTCCCTTGGAACTTCCAAAATCCCTGCTTTTACCAACACTAAAAACCTTGCATCTCACTAATGTTAGATTCGCCGCCATTGATGATCACTGCGTTCAACCCTTTTCAGCCTGTAGCGTGTTGAATACTTTGGGCATGGAAGGTTACTCCTTTTGCAATAATGCAGACACCCTCTGCATAACTAATTCTAACCTTTCCATTTTGAAGATTAGTAATTCGGTGGTGTACAACCCCTACCCGCGCACCTTTAAACACAAAATTATACTTTCTACTCCCAATCTTGCTTCGATCACAATTGGGGATAACATCATCTTTAGTGATCATCAACTCACCTCTACGTCTGGTCTTCCCTTTCTTGAAGAAGTTAATGTTAAGATTCTTTCTTCTCCCATGGATTATTCAGTTGTAGCAGGGTGGTTACAAGTGCTCTCCCATGCAAAAAGATTGACACTCTCCTTTCGGATCCTTAAT GATGTTCCAAATCTTGTTTCGATGGAAATTCAATCTCCATGCTTTGTTCGATTGGAGTCATTGAAAATGGTATTAGTGAATCAGCACAAAGTATCCGAGGAAGAAGTGAACATAATAGTACGACACTTGCTTCAGAACTCCACAATCACCACAGTTTCTGTCTGTCATGAATTCCAGAAAGCTAGATCGTTATCCCGTGCTGCACTGCTCAAAtga